From the genome of Procambarus clarkii isolate CNS0578487 chromosome 83, FALCON_Pclarkii_2.0, whole genome shotgun sequence, one region includes:
- the LOC123768786 gene encoding uncharacterized protein: MKVLILLALVALASARPQFLPYTAPLVVKTAAGSPSLTSYTAAYPYTGLPFAARGFPFTAGTYTPKTYGADIYTPLTYSAGIFKGVGDKRTKRSADADADPQLVFTTGIPQVYSSGIPQVYSNIPKVYSSGIPQVYSAGIPQVYSNIPKVYSSGIPQVYTAGIPQVYSTGIPQIYSKTGTPQVYTATPTGATNIPFAGYSFPYTYSVPTISSPSPTTSFVAPYSSGFPLVTPIVTPVKVKTEVKDN; the protein is encoded by the exons ATGAAGGTCTTG ATTCTGTTGGCTCTTGTAGCCTTGGCCTCCGCCAGGCCTCAGTTTCTTCCATACACCGCTCCACTGGTGGTGAAAACTGCTGCAGGATCTCCGAGCCTCACATCCTACACTGCGGCCTATCCTTACACCGGCCTACCCTTCGCTGCTCGTGGCTTCCCCTTCACAGCCGGCACCTACACTCCCAAGACCTACGGTGCCGATATCTACACTCCCTTGACCTACTCCGCTGGGATTTTCAAGGGGGTCGGAGACAAGAGAACCAAGCGCTCAGCAGATGCTGATGCTGATCCTCAGTTGGTCTTCACCACTGGAATTCCCCAGGTGTACTCCAGCGGTATCCCTCAAGTGTACTCCAATATCCCCAAGGTTTACTCCAGCGGTATCCCTCAGGTTTATTCCGCTGGTATCCCTCAGGTGTACTCTAATATCCCCAAGGTTTACTCTAGCGGTATTCCTCAGGTCTACACCGCCGGTATCCCTCAGGTTTACTCCACCGGCATCCCCCAGATATACTCGAAAACCGGTACTCCTCAGGTATACACCGCCACTCCCACTGGAGCAACCAACATTCCCTTCGCTGGCTACAGCTTCCCTTACACGTACAGCGTCCCAACTATCAGCTCCCCGAGTCCCACTACAAGCTTCGTGGCTCCCTACAGCAGCGGCTTCCCCCTCGTCACACCCATTGTAACACCCGTCAAAGTTAAGACTGAGGTTAAGGACAATTAA